A single region of the Populus nigra chromosome 2, ddPopNigr1.1, whole genome shotgun sequence genome encodes:
- the LOC133681337 gene encoding uncharacterized protein LOC133681337 translates to MAGAGVTLEELKKRLAEFAKERDWDQFHSPRNLLLAMVGEVGELSEIFQWKGEVPRGLPNWKDEEKEHLGEELSDVLLYLVRLSDICGVDLGKAAMRKLELNAIKYPIKPCNGSSEKHTQINAASHNNASGDGVAGSIYSDNSTSNSGV, encoded by the exons atGGCAGGGGCTGGGGTTACCCTAGAAGAGCTCAAGAAGAGATTGGCTGAGTTTGCCAAGGAAAGAGACTGGGATCAGTTTCATAGCCCTAGAAATCTCCTTTTGGCCATG GTCGGAGAAGTAGGAGAATTGTCTGAGATATTTCAGTGGAAAGGAGAGGTGCCAAGAGGGCTTCCTAATTGGAAAGATGAAGAGAAAGAACACCTTGGAGAGGAGCTATCAGATGTGTTATTGTATCTTGTTAGGCTCTCTGATATATGTGGTGTTGATCTTGGTAAAGCAGCCATGAGAAAGCTGGAGCTCAATGCCATAAAGTACCCGATTAAGCCTTGCAATGGCTCCTCGGAAAAGCACACGCAAATCAATGCTGCCAGCCACAACAATGCAAGTGGTGATGGTGTTGCAGGGAGCATTTATAGCGACAACAGCACCAGTAATAGTGGGGTTTGA